In Allocoprobacillus halotolerans, a genomic segment contains:
- a CDS encoding HD domain-containing protein: protein MVESISYTIAHQLGLNTELTKAIAVGHDLGHAPFGHGGEKILTEIAKTHHLHKFWHEKNSLHFVDHIELLEDNNHNQHNLNLTYAVRDGIISHCGEMNQKYIQKRDNYINLNDYQYAGEYNPWTYEGCVVKMADKIAYLARDIEDALRLNVLSQSQIDELRNELNQMGSYQFHAINNGSVVNYFIHDVVENSSVEKGIGLSQEAFDKMKVIMKFNYQNIYLIKRVQIHEKYVSLILHSIFEFLYDYKEHDDFIQALKQDLKQYPKLIGHYLTWLEKYADIPQYPRQNIYKNQIIYDFHHDQQALEKSIIDYLAGMSDAFIIQVFNELISF, encoded by the coding sequence TTGGTTGAATCTATTTCTTATACAATTGCTCATCAACTTGGATTAAATACTGAATTAACAAAAGCTATTGCAGTAGGACACGATTTAGGCCATGCTCCTTTTGGTCATGGTGGTGAAAAAATTTTAACAGAAATAGCTAAAACTCATCATTTACATAAATTCTGGCATGAAAAAAATAGTTTGCATTTTGTTGATCACATTGAATTATTAGAAGATAACAATCATAATCAACATAATCTCAATTTAACATATGCTGTACGTGATGGTATTATTTCTCATTGTGGTGAAATGAACCAAAAATATATTCAAAAAAGAGATAATTATATTAATCTCAATGATTATCAATATGCTGGAGAATATAACCCTTGGACATATGAAGGGTGTGTTGTAAAAATGGCAGATAAAATTGCTTATTTAGCTAGAGATATTGAAGATGCTTTGAGACTAAATGTATTATCTCAATCACAAATTGATGAATTAAGAAATGAATTGAATCAAATGGGTTCTTATCAGTTTCATGCGATTAATAATGGATCTGTTGTCAATTATTTTATTCATGATGTCGTTGAAAATTCATCAGTAGAAAAAGGGATTGGCTTATCACAAGAAGCATTTGATAAAATGAAAGTGATTATGAAATTTAATTATCAAAACATTTATTTAATTAAAAGAGTACAGATTCATGAAAAATATGTTTCCTTGATTTTACATTCTATATTTGAATTTTTATATGACTATAAAGAGCATGATGATTTTATCCAAGCTTTAAAACAAGATTTAAAACAATATCCAAAACTAATCGGACATTATTTAACTTGGTTAGAAAAATATGCTGATATTCCTCAATATCCTAGACAAAATATATATAAAAATCAAATCATTTATGATTTTCATCATGATCAACAAGCCTTAGAAAAAAGTATTATAGATTATTTAGCAGGTATGAGTGATGCATTTATTATTCAAGTTTTTAATGAACTGATTTCTTTTTAA
- a CDS encoding GAF domain-containing protein — MDTQLFLQQAYELVKDEENVVANLANISAFLNDILSDINWVGFYLLEDKELVLGPFQGKVACLRIPVGQGVCGKAALLHQTICVGDVHQFSGHIACDARSKSEIVIPIIVNHQLIGVLDVDSPYFNRFTVDDQKFLEKMAQIVAKISSKR; from the coding sequence ATGGATACACAATTATTTTTACAACAAGCTTATGAGCTTGTCAAAGATGAGGAAAATGTTGTTGCTAATTTAGCAAATATATCAGCATTTCTAAATGATATTCTTTCTGATATCAACTGGGTAGGGTTTTATTTATTAGAAGATAAAGAGCTTGTCTTAGGCCCTTTTCAAGGTAAAGTTGCTTGTTTAAGAATTCCTGTAGGTCAAGGTGTCTGTGGAAAAGCTGCTTTATTGCATCAAACGATATGTGTTGGTGATGTTCATCAGTTTAGTGGACATATTGCCTGTGATGCACGTAGTAAAAGTGAAATCGTTATTCCTATCATCGTCAATCATCAGCTCATTGGTGTTTTAGATGTTGATTCTCCCTATTTCAATCGCTTTACTGTTGATGATCAAAAGTTTTTAGAAAAAATGGCACAGATTGTTGCGAAGATATCTTCCAAAAGGTAA
- the ptsP gene encoding phosphoenolpyruvate--protein phosphotransferase, translated as MIKGIAASNGIAIAKAYKLVMPDLTVTKETVDDVEKEIKSYEDAMDCTSKQLEAIKEAASKNLSAEEAAVFDAHALVLSDPELKTQVEDKIKNEKCNAAAALEEVANTFVAMFESMGDEYFRERAADIKDVSRRLLANLLGKSLPNPALIDEEVVIIADDLTPSDTAQLNKNLVRGFATNIGGRTSHSAIMARSLEIPAVVACKTITDEVKDGDIIALDGIEGVVMINPDEETIKEYTQKRDEYIAYREELKKLVNEKTVSTDGHHVELVANIGSPKDLEGVKENGGEGVGLFRTEFLYMESAELPSEDKQFEVYKEILEGMAGKPVVVRTLDIGGDKEIEAIDLPKEMNPFLGVRAIRLCFQREDIFRTQLRALLRASVYGDLRIMFPMIAALGEFRKAKCILMEEKEKLIAEGVEVSDTLQVGIMIEIPAAAVLADQFAKEVDFFSIGTNDLIQYTFAADRMSSGVSYLYQPFNPSILRLVKHVIDSAHKEGKWAGMCGEMAGEPMAAPLLLGLGLDEFSMSATSILAQRKLIRELSQKEMADLANQAINCTTMEEVVELVEKVIKK; from the coding sequence ATGATTAAAGGTATTGCGGCATCTAATGGTATTGCAATTGCGAAAGCATACAAATTAGTTATGCCTGATTTAACAGTAACAAAAGAAACTGTTGATGATGTTGAAAAAGAAATTAAATCTTATGAAGATGCAATGGATTGCACAAGTAAGCAATTAGAAGCTATCAAAGAAGCTGCTTCAAAAAATTTATCTGCTGAAGAAGCTGCTGTATTTGATGCACATGCATTAGTTTTATCTGATCCTGAATTAAAAACTCAAGTTGAAGACAAAATTAAAAATGAAAAATGTAATGCAGCTGCTGCTTTAGAAGAAGTAGCTAATACTTTCGTTGCAATGTTTGAATCAATGGGTGATGAATATTTTAGAGAAAGAGCTGCTGACATTAAAGATGTTTCTCGTCGTCTTTTAGCAAATCTTTTAGGTAAATCATTACCTAACCCTGCTTTAATTGATGAAGAAGTTGTAATTATTGCTGATGATTTAACACCTTCTGATACAGCTCAATTAAACAAAAATCTTGTAAGAGGATTTGCAACAAATATTGGTGGTAGAACTTCACATTCAGCTATTATGGCTAGAAGTTTAGAAATTCCTGCTGTTGTTGCTTGTAAAACAATTACTGATGAAGTGAAAGATGGTGACATAATTGCCCTTGATGGTATTGAAGGTGTTGTCATGATTAACCCTGATGAAGAAACTATTAAAGAATATACTCAAAAACGCGATGAATATATTGCTTATAGAGAAGAATTAAAGAAATTAGTTAACGAAAAAACTGTATCAACAGATGGACATCATGTTGAATTAGTAGCAAATATCGGTTCACCAAAAGACCTTGAAGGTGTTAAAGAAAATGGTGGAGAAGGTGTTGGATTATTTAGAACTGAATTCTTATATATGGAATCTGCTGAATTACCAAGTGAAGATAAACAATTTGAAGTTTATAAAGAAATCTTAGAAGGAATGGCTGGTAAACCAGTTGTTGTAAGAACATTAGATATTGGTGGAGATAAAGAAATCGAAGCTATTGATTTACCTAAAGAAATGAATCCATTCTTAGGTGTTCGTGCAATTCGTTTATGTTTCCAAAGAGAAGATATTTTTAGAACTCAATTAAGAGCATTATTAAGAGCATCTGTTTACGGTGATTTAAGAATTATGTTCCCAATGATTGCTGCTTTAGGTGAATTTAGAAAAGCTAAATGTATCTTAATGGAAGAAAAAGAAAAATTAATTGCTGAAGGTGTAGAAGTATCTGATACATTACAAGTTGGTATTATGATTGAAATTCCTGCAGCTGCTGTTTTAGCTGATCAGTTTGCTAAAGAAGTAGACTTCTTCTCAATTGGAACAAATGATTTAATTCAATATACATTTGCAGCTGACAGAATGTCTTCTGGTGTATCTTACTTATATCAACCATTTAACCCATCAATTTTACGTTTAGTAAAACATGTTATTGATTCTGCTCATAAAGAAGGAAAATGGGCTGGAATGTGTGGAGAAATGGCAGGAGAACCAATGGCTGCTCCATTATTATTAGGATTAGGTTTAGATGAATTCTCAATGTCTGCAACTTCAATTTTAGCTCAAAGAAAATTAATTAGAGAATTATCTCAAAAAGAAATGGCTGATTTAGCTAATCAAGCAATCAACTGTACAACAATGGAAGAAGTTGTTGAATTGGTTGAAAAAGTGATTAAAAAATAA
- the nagB gene encoding glucosamine-6-phosphate deaminase — translation MKVIIVKDYEEASHKACEIMLDVIKNNPSANLGLATGSTPIRLYELMREDHKTNGTSYKQIKSFNLDEYFGLDQSHPQSYHYFMCQNLFNELDIDMNNVHVPKGNGDIDEECKAYNQLLEENPIDIQLLGIGSNGHIGFNEPGTAFDSVTHKVDLKQSTIEDNARLFFNGKIEDVPTQAVSMGIANIMNAKKVLLIASGEGKAKAIQATVEGPKTTEVPASALQDHPDCILIVDEAAATLLKK, via the coding sequence ATGAAAGTCATTATTGTAAAAGATTATGAAGAAGCAAGTCATAAAGCTTGTGAAATTATGTTGGATGTTATCAAAAACAATCCATCTGCAAATTTAGGTTTAGCTACGGGATCTACACCTATTAGGCTTTATGAATTAATGAGAGAAGACCATAAAACAAATGGAACTTCATACAAACAAATCAAATCATTTAATCTTGATGAATATTTTGGTTTGGATCAATCTCATCCACAAAGTTATCATTATTTTATGTGTCAGAATTTATTTAACGAATTAGACATAGATATGAATAATGTTCATGTACCAAAGGGAAATGGTGATATTGATGAAGAATGTAAAGCATATAACCAATTATTAGAAGAAAACCCTATTGATATTCAATTATTAGGTATTGGTTCAAACGGGCATATTGGATTTAACGAGCCAGGAACTGCTTTTGATTCTGTAACTCATAAAGTTGATTTAAAGCAATCTACTATTGAAGATAATGCACGTTTATTCTTCAACGGGAAAATTGAAGATGTACCTACTCAAGCAGTTAGCATGGGGATTGCCAATATCATGAATGCAAAAAAAGTGCTTCTTATTGCTTCAGGTGAAGGAAAAGCAAAAGCTATTCAAGCTACTGTTGAAGGACCTAAAACAACTGAAGTTCCTGCTAGTGCATTACAGGATCATCCAGATTGTATCCTTATTGTTGATGAAGCCGCTGCTACTTTGTTAAAAAAATAA
- the dtd gene encoding D-aminoacyl-tRNA deacylase: MKVVVQRVSESSVTIDGCVQGSIQKGFMVLVGFCPDDTKEIVDKMVDKVIGLRVFEDENGKMNLSLQDVNGSILSISQFTLYADCIKGRRPSFISAAKPDLAIPLYDYFNEKIREHGVHLQTGIFGADMKVALVNDGPVTILLDSQEICK; the protein is encoded by the coding sequence ATGAAAGTCGTTGTACAAAGAGTGAGTGAAAGTTCTGTAACGATAGATGGTTGTGTGCAAGGAAGTATTCAAAAAGGATTTATGGTCTTGGTGGGTTTTTGCCCAGATGATACAAAGGAAATCGTTGATAAGATGGTAGACAAGGTGATAGGACTTCGTGTATTTGAAGATGAAAATGGAAAAATGAATTTATCTTTACAAGATGTCAATGGAAGTATTTTATCTATTTCACAATTTACGCTTTACGCAGATTGTATAAAAGGTAGACGTCCAAGCTTTATAAGTGCAGCTAAACCTGATTTGGCGATTCCGCTTTATGATTATTTTAATGAAAAGATTAGAGAACATGGAGTTCATTTACAGACAGGAATTTTTGGTGCAGATATGAAAGTTGCACTTGTTAATGATGGTCCAGTCACAATCCTTTTAGATAGTCAAGAAATTTGTAAATAA
- a CDS encoding replication-associated recombination protein A, whose translation MATTLAHRMRPTCLNEVLGQKHIIGENALFTQFVKKKHPMSTILYGPPGCGKTTLASALANDLHIPYRLFNASTGNKKEMDIIIEEAKMSGELFVIIDEIHRLNKDKQDHLLPHIENGLIIIAGCTTANPYHSINPAIRSRCQIIEVKPLNQEDIIKGLHLALNSPNGLNNEYQVEEGVFQYIAQLSSGDIRYAYNCLEVASILAQDSLITLNTIKQSLPKANVQFDKDEDQYYDTLSGLQKSIRGSDPNGAMYYLGKLIEANDLESLERRVITTAYEDIGLANPNACMRTVIAFQAAKTIGFPEARIPIASAIIDLCLSPKSKSSETAIDAALESLKTHPYPAPSYLRLTPVGLEEDERYNYNRPELWEYIQYLPDAIKNEQFYIPWMTSSYEKALAENYRRILKHGRTNQMKKLNQKSKNIYSRF comes from the coding sequence ATGGCAACAACATTAGCACACCGTATGCGCCCAACATGTCTAAATGAAGTTCTTGGGCAAAAACATATTATTGGAGAAAATGCTTTATTCACCCAATTCGTTAAAAAGAAGCATCCCATGTCGACCATTCTTTATGGTCCCCCTGGATGTGGAAAAACTACTTTAGCTTCTGCTTTAGCCAATGATTTACATATACCTTATAGACTCTTCAATGCCTCTACTGGAAATAAAAAAGAAATGGACATCATTATCGAAGAGGCTAAAATGTCTGGGGAACTTTTTGTCATTATTGATGAAATACATCGTTTAAATAAAGATAAGCAAGATCACTTACTACCACATATAGAAAATGGTTTAATTATTATCGCTGGATGCACAACAGCTAATCCTTATCATTCTATCAATCCAGCCATTCGTTCACGCTGTCAAATCATTGAAGTCAAACCGTTAAATCAAGAGGATATTATCAAAGGACTCCATCTTGCCTTGAATTCTCCAAATGGGTTAAATAATGAATACCAAGTTGAAGAAGGTGTCTTCCAATATATTGCTCAATTAAGTAGTGGTGATATCCGCTATGCCTACAATTGTTTAGAAGTCGCATCTATTTTGGCTCAAGATTCACTGATTACACTCAATACTATCAAGCAATCCTTACCAAAAGCAAATGTGCAATTTGATAAAGACGAAGATCAATATTATGATACTTTAAGTGGATTACAAAAATCCATTCGTGGCAGTGATCCCAATGGAGCTATGTATTATTTAGGAAAATTGATTGAGGCTAATGACCTTGAATCATTAGAACGCCGTGTCATAACAACTGCCTATGAAGATATTGGTCTAGCAAATCCCAATGCCTGTATGCGAACAGTCATAGCTTTTCAAGCTGCAAAAACAATTGGTTTTCCAGAGGCACGTATTCCTATTGCTAGTGCCATTATCGATTTATGCTTATCACCTAAATCAAAATCATCAGAAACGGCGATTGATGCAGCATTAGAATCGTTGAAAACACATCCTTATCCTGCACCTTCTTATTTAAGATTAACTCCTGTAGGATTAGAAGAAGATGAAAGATACAATTACAATCGTCCTGAACTTTGGGAATATATTCAGTATCTTCCCGATGCCATTAAAAACGAACAATTTTATATTCCGTGGATGACAAGTTCCTATGAAAAAGCTCTAGCCGAAAATTACCGACGCATTCTTAAACACGGACGTACAAATCAAATGAAAAAGTTAAATCAAAAAAGTAAAAACATTTATTCTCGTTTCTAA
- a CDS encoding phosphotransferase enzyme family protein, protein MNNDKLLNEVIEQFDFAGALVQMRPYGSGHINDTYLIEFKIKHMGVVPIILQRMNTSIFKNPEQLMENILNVTTFLREKIIQYGGNPERETLTVILNKNGKPYCQDSEGNYWRGYHFIVGATSYDEVKTDEDFYQSGLAFGRFQSLLSDFPAESLYETIPDFHNTKARLEVFKKAVKEDVMGRAKDVQEEIQFVLHREDVANILTDMQESKELPLRVTHNDTKLNNILIDDKTHQGLCIIDLDTVMPGLAVNDFGDSIRFGASTGAEDEKDLSKISCDMHLFEVYTKGFIEGCQGQLSLAEIKALPIGAKVMTFECGMRFLTDYLQGDTYFKTQYPTHNLDRCRTQFKLVADMEEKWDEMNRIVAKYMS, encoded by the coding sequence ATGAATAATGATAAACTTTTAAATGAAGTCATTGAGCAGTTTGATTTTGCTGGGGCTCTTGTTCAAATGCGACCATATGGAAGTGGACATATTAATGATACTTATTTGATTGAATTTAAAATTAAACATATGGGTGTTGTGCCCATTATATTACAACGTATGAATACCAGTATTTTTAAAAATCCTGAGCAGTTAATGGAGAATATTTTAAATGTTACAACTTTTTTAAGAGAAAAGATTATTCAATATGGTGGTAATCCTGAACGTGAAACATTGACTGTGATTTTAAATAAAAATGGGAAACCTTATTGCCAAGATAGTGAAGGCAATTATTGGCGAGGATATCATTTTATTGTTGGAGCAACAAGCTATGATGAAGTCAAAACGGATGAAGATTTTTATCAAAGTGGATTGGCTTTTGGAAGGTTTCAAAGTTTATTAAGTGATTTCCCAGCTGAAAGTTTATATGAAACAATTCCAGATTTTCATAATACAAAAGCACGCTTAGAAGTATTTAAAAAAGCGGTGAAAGAAGATGTGATGGGACGTGCCAAAGATGTTCAAGAAGAAATTCAATTTGTTTTACATAGAGAAGATGTAGCTAATATTTTAACAGATATGCAAGAATCTAAAGAACTTCCATTACGTGTGACACATAATGATACAAAACTCAATAATATTTTAATTGATGATAAAACTCATCAGGGATTATGTATTATCGATTTAGATACAGTTATGCCTGGGTTAGCAGTAAATGATTTTGGTGATTCAATTCGTTTTGGAGCAAGTACAGGGGCTGAAGACGAAAAAGATTTATCTAAAATTTCATGTGATATGCATCTTTTTGAAGTCTATACGAAGGGATTTATTGAAGGATGTCAGGGTCAATTATCATTGGCTGAAATCAAGGCTTTACCAATTGGTGCAAAAGTGATGACATTTGAATGTGGAATGCGTTTTTTAACAGACTATCTTCAAGGAGATACTTATTTCAAAACGCAATATCCTACTCATAATCTTGATCGTTGTCGTACACAGTTTAAACTTGTTGCAGACATGGAAGAGAAATGGGATGAGATGAATCGTATTGTGGCTAAATATATGTCTTAA
- a CDS encoding nucleotidyltransferase family protein produces the protein MEKPILIIMAAGMGSRYGGLKQIDPVDKEGHIIIDFSLFDAKRAGFETVVFVIKKENEKIFKEVIGKRIEKIMTVHYAFQELNDLPEGYSVPQGREKPWGTAHAIYCCRQWIHGPFAVINADDYYGVESFQMIYDYLSTHQDDKYYRLAMVGYHIEKTLTENGTVARGICEVDEQGYLVDITERTKIKGNQNGIAYEDNGQWHALNKGTIVSMNLWGFSQGIIEEIIKGFPLFLDEQVKDNPLKCEYFIPSVVSQLLLHQKATVQVLKTTAKWYGVTYKEDKPVVEKAIENMKQQGIYTSKLWGESDE, from the coding sequence ATGGAAAAACCAATTCTTATTATTATGGCTGCTGGTATGGGGAGTCGTTATGGTGGTTTAAAACAAATTGATCCTGTTGACAAAGAAGGGCATATCATCATTGATTTCTCACTCTTTGATGCTAAGCGCGCTGGTTTTGAAACAGTTGTTTTCGTCATTAAAAAAGAAAATGAAAAGATTTTTAAAGAAGTCATTGGTAAACGTATTGAAAAGATTATGACTGTTCATTATGCTTTTCAAGAATTAAATGACTTACCAGAGGGATATAGTGTTCCTCAAGGTCGTGAAAAACCATGGGGAACAGCTCATGCAATTTATTGTTGTCGTCAATGGATTCATGGTCCTTTTGCCGTGATTAATGCTGATGATTACTATGGGGTAGAATCCTTTCAAATGATTTATGATTATTTATCTACGCATCAAGATGACAAGTATTATCGTTTAGCAATGGTTGGTTATCATATTGAAAAGACTTTAACTGAAAATGGAACCGTAGCAAGAGGTATCTGTGAAGTTGATGAACAAGGATATTTGGTTGATATTACTGAACGTACAAAAATCAAAGGAAATCAAAATGGCATTGCTTATGAAGATAATGGACAATGGCATGCCCTCAACAAAGGAACAATTGTGTCAATGAACCTTTGGGGATTCAGTCAAGGCATTATCGAAGAAATTATCAAAGGATTCCCATTGTTTTTAGATGAACAAGTTAAAGACAATCCATTAAAATGTGAATATTTTATTCCAAGTGTTGTTAGTCAGTTATTACTCCATCAAAAAGCAACAGTTCAAGTTTTGAAAACAACTGCAAAGTGGTATGGTGTGACATATAAAGAAGATAAACCTGTTGTTGAAAAGGCTATTGAAAATATGAAACAGCAAGGTATTTATACATCAAAGTTATGGGGTGAGAGTGATGAATAA
- the gnpA gene encoding 1,3-beta-galactosyl-N-acetylhexosamine phosphorylase codes for MKNYGRLTLPTDLDVIDETIALKESLGADAIRDCDGTQMPEELLNLDAKVYATYYTTRKDNEWALANPEEIQQEYLITDRYTARETSLTIELMKGFHTEQLKPNFIDDPKEWWEVIDRTTGDIVPVDKWDYSEEKGTVTIQTMPYHVYTVSFLAFLIWDPVHMYNFITNDWKDAPHQLTYDVRQPKTQAYVKEKLKKFCEEHPHVDVIRFTTFFHQFTLTFDDRKREKFVEWFGYSASVSPYILRKFEKWAGYKFRPEFIVDQGYHNSLFRVPSKEFKDFIDFQQQEVCHLAKELVDIVHSYGKEAMMFLGDHWIGTEPYGPYFETIGLDAVVGSVGDGVTMRMISDIKGVKYTEGRLLPYFFPDVFCEGGDPIGEAHTNWLKARRAILRSPLDRIGYGGYLKLALEWPGFIDTIRHVIDEFRDIHETIQGTQAYVSPFKVAILNCWGANRRWMNNQVHHAIWYREIYSYVGIIECLSGMPIDIDFINFEDVKNGALDQYKVVINAGAQYTSWSGAQNWIDEDVVTRVRQWVDQGGGFIGVGDPTAYQHQGQFFQLSDVLGVDKEIGFTLSHDKYNEVNSKHFLLEDIEDTIDFGEGMDGIYAHGENYQILSQYHGYAQLVTNTYGKGRSVYLAGLPYSPQNCRLLLRTIYWAAGKESEMKKFYVSNVNTEVAAFEKVGKIAVINNTTDSLSTDLYIQGQKVETLDLEPMELRWVEI; via the coding sequence ATGAAAAATTATGGAAGACTCACGCTTCCTACTGATTTAGATGTTATTGATGAAACAATAGCACTCAAAGAAAGTTTAGGAGCAGATGCAATTAGAGATTGTGATGGTACACAAATGCCAGAAGAATTATTGAATTTAGATGCAAAAGTTTATGCAACTTATTATACAACTCGAAAAGATAATGAATGGGCATTGGCTAATCCAGAAGAAATACAACAAGAATATTTAATAACTGATCGTTATACTGCTAGAGAAACATCATTAACAATTGAATTGATGAAAGGTTTTCATACTGAACAATTAAAACCAAATTTTATTGATGATCCAAAAGAATGGTGGGAAGTTATTGACCGTACAACGGGAGATATTGTACCTGTTGATAAATGGGATTATAGTGAAGAAAAAGGAACAGTCACAATTCAGACAATGCCTTATCATGTTTATACAGTTAGCTTTTTAGCCTTTTTAATTTGGGATCCAGTACACATGTATAATTTTATTACGAATGACTGGAAGGATGCACCACATCAATTAACATATGATGTGCGTCAACCTAAAACTCAAGCTTATGTTAAAGAAAAATTAAAAAAATTCTGTGAAGAACATCCACATGTTGATGTGATTCGTTTTACAACTTTTTTCCATCAATTTACTTTGACATTTGATGATCGAAAAAGAGAAAAATTTGTTGAGTGGTTTGGTTACAGCGCCAGTGTTTCTCCATATATTTTAAGGAAATTTGAAAAATGGGCAGGTTATAAATTCCGTCCTGAATTTATTGTTGATCAAGGCTATCATAACTCACTCTTTAGAGTACCATCCAAAGAATTTAAAGATTTTATTGATTTCCAACAACAGGAAGTTTGTCACTTAGCTAAAGAACTTGTTGATATTGTGCATAGCTATGGTAAAGAAGCCATGATGTTTTTAGGGGATCATTGGATTGGAACAGAACCTTATGGACCATATTTTGAAACAATTGGTTTAGATGCAGTGGTTGGTTCTGTTGGTGATGGGGTAACTATGCGTATGATTTCTGATATCAAGGGTGTCAAATATACAGAAGGACGTCTACTTCCTTATTTCTTCCCAGATGTTTTCTGTGAAGGAGGCGATCCTATTGGAGAGGCACATACCAATTGGTTAAAAGCTCGTCGTGCGATTTTAAGGAGTCCATTAGATCGTATTGGCTATGGTGGATATTTAAAATTAGCTTTAGAATGGCCAGGATTTATTGATACAATTCGTCATGTGATTGATGAATTTAGAGATATTCATGAAACAATTCAAGGAACACAGGCCTATGTTTCACCTTTTAAAGTTGCTATTTTAAACTGTTGGGGTGCTAATCGTCGTTGGATGAATAATCAAGTTCATCATGCGATATGGTATCGTGAAATCTATTCATATGTTGGAATTATTGAATGTTTAAGTGGGATGCCTATTGATATTGATTTCATTAATTTTGAAGATGTAAAAAATGGTGCTTTAGATCAGTATAAAGTTGTTATTAATGCTGGGGCACAATATACATCATGGTCAGGAGCTCAAAACTGGATTGATGAAGATGTTGTGACAAGAGTCAGACAATGGGTAGACCAAGGTGGAGGATTTATTGGTGTTGGAGATCCAACAGCTTATCAACATCAAGGACAGTTCTTCCAATTAAGTGATGTTTTAGGTGTTGATAAAGAAATTGGCTTTACTTTAAGTCACGATAAATATAATGAAGTGAACTCTAAACATTTCTTATTAGAAGATATTGAAGATACAATTGATTTTGGTGAAGGAATGGATGGTATTTATGCCCATGGTGAGAATTATCAAATTTTGAGTCAATATCATGGTTATGCTCAACTTGTGACAAATACTTATGGCAAAGGACGTAGTGTTTATTTAGCAGGTTTACCATATTCACCACAAAATTGTCGTCTTTTACTTCGTACGATTTATTGGGCAGCTGGTAAAGAAAGTGAAATGAAAAAATTCTATGTCAGCAATGTCAATACAGAAGTTGCTGCCTTTGAAAAAGTTGGAAAAATTGCTGTTATTAATAATACAACAGATTCATTATCAACTGATTTATATATCCAAGGACAAAAAGTGGAAACATTAGACCTTGAACCAATGGAATTACGTTGGGTTGAAATTTAA